In Mycolicibacterium nivoides, the DNA window CCCGGGTGGAGACCACGCCGGGCTGCTTGCGGATGAGGTCCTGCATGCCCCAGAAGCAGCCGCCCGCGAGGATCGCTGTCGAATAGTTGCCCATGTGCCCCATTGTGCTCCGTGATTACCGTGGTGGTCATGCGTGTAGTTGCAACCTCGGCGGCTGCCGGTTTACTCCTGCTGGCCGGATGCCCCACCGCGGCGGCCGAGCCGAACCCGGTCGCGGTGCCCGAGGTGCCGCCTGATCCCGGCCGGACGCTGTTCACCGACAACCCCGCGATCGTCGACCCTCACATGACCACGATCGAATCCTTCAGCCGCGACGGGGACGGCCTGCTGGTCAACTTCACCGCGGGTACCCCGGATTGCTTCGGAGTGCACCTGGTCACGCAGGAGACCGCCGACGCGGTGACGATCGAGCTTCGCGGAGGAACGCCACCGGAGTCCGTCGGCCGCATGTGTATCGCGCTCGCGGTGCACGGCAGTGCCGAGGCGGCCCTGCAGGCCCCGCTGGGTTCCCGGCAGGTGCTGGCGGTGCCGTGACGGGCCTCGACAAAGGCTGGTAGAACGTGTTCTAGTTTTGGGGTGACGAGCAGCCCCTTCAGCCGCGAGGAACTCGCCGCTGCCTTCGAAACGTTCGAGCAGACCGTCGACCGGGCCGCGCAGACCAAGAACTGGGATGTGTGGGCCGACCACTACACCGTCGACGTCGACTACATCGAGCACGCCGTGGGCACCATGAAGGGACGCGAGCAGGTGCGGCCGTGGATCTGGAAGACCATGACCACCTTCCCCGGCAGCTACATGACGTCGTTCCCGTCGCTGTGGTCGGTGATCGACGAGCCGACCGGCCGCATCATCTGCGAGCTGGACAACCCCATGCGCGACCCGGGTGACGGCACCATCATCAGCGCCACCAACATCTCGATCCTGACCTACGCCGGTGACGGCCTGTGGTCACGTCAGGAAGACGTCTACAACCCCCTCAGATTTGTTTCCGCGGCCCGTAAATGGTGCCGCAAGGCCGCTGAACTCGGGACGCTGACCGAGGAGGCCGACCAATGGTGGAAGCAGTTCGGGGGCGGCAAGTGAGCGCCAAGCTGGTCATCGGGGCCAACGGATTTCTCGGCTCTCATGTGTTGCGGCAGCTGGTCGCTGCAGACGACGGGTCGGAGATCCGGGCCATGGTGCGGCCGAATGCCAACACCATCGGGATCGACGATCTCGACGTCAAACGGGTACTCGGGGATGTCTTCGACACCGATGCCCTGCGCGAGGCGATGACCGGCTGCGACGTCGTCTACCACTGCGTCGTCGATGCCCGTGGCTGGTTGCGCGACCCGGCGCCGCTGTTCCGTACCAACGTCGAGGGCACCCGCAACGTGCTCGACGTGGCCGCCGGGTTCCCCGAATTGCGAAAGTTCGTCTACACCAGCAGTTACGTCACCGTCGGCCGCAAGCGCGGAAAGCGCTCGACCGAAGCCGACGTCGTCGACGTGCAGGGGGTGACGCCCTACGTGCGGTCGCGGGTGCAGGCTGAAGATCTGGTGTTGCGGTACGCGCGGGAGCGTGGTGTGCCCGCCGTCGCGATGTGCGTGTCGACCACCTACGGCAGCGGCGACTGGGGCCGGACCCCGCACGGTGCGATCATCGCCGGTGCCGCGTTCGGCAAGCTGCCGTTCGTCATGAGCGGGATCGACCTGGAAGCCGTCGGAATCGACGATGCGGCCAAGGCCATGATCCTGGCCGCCGACCGGGGCACCCCGGGCGAACGCTATCTGATCTCGGAGAAGATGATCAGCAACGCCGAGGTGGCACGCCTGGCCGCCGAGGCCGCCGGCGTCGCGCCTCCGCAGCGGTCGATTCCGCTGCCGGTGTCCTATGTGCTGGCCGCGGCGGGCACCATCAAGGGCAAGCTGCGTGGCACCGATGAGCGTCTGTCACTGGAGTCCCTGCGACTCATGCGGGCTGAAGCCGAGCTCGATCACTCCAAGGCTGTGCGTGAACTCGGTTGGCAGCCAAGGCCTGTCGAGGAATCGATCGCCGAAGCGGCGAAGTTCTGGGTGGGCCTGCGCGCCGCCAAACGCGCGCAGAAGAGCGGCTGAACACCACGCCGACGGGTGTTAAGCCACTGGGCGGCAAGCGTATTGCGGCCTAACCTGGCGATATGACCGACAAGCTGAAAGTCGACCTGTCCGGGGCTCCGCAGACCATGTTGGCGACGTTCTACGCCAAGGCGCTCGACGCCGGGATGCCCAACCCGATCCTCGGTGACCAGATGGCGAAAGAGATCGCCGACCGCATCGACTATGACTGGAGCCGTACTTCGATCACCGAGGCGACGTCACCATCGGTGACCACCCGCAGCGCGCACTTCGACCGGTGGACCCGCCAGTTCCTCGCCGTGCACCCCGAGGCCGTCGTGCTGCATCTGGGCTGCGGATTGGATGGTCGCTTCTTTCGGCTGCAGCCGGGCCCCGGTGTCGAGTGGTACGACATCGACTACCCTGACGTCGCGCACCTGCGCGAACAGCTCTACCCGTCGGCCGAGCACTATCACGTGGTGGCCGCCTCGGTGACCGACCCGGCCTGGCTGCGTGACGTCCCCGCCGACCGGCCGACCCTGATGATCGGTGAAGGACTCACCATGTACCTCACCGAACACGACGGTGTCGCGCTGCTGCGCCGCATCGTCGACGGATTTCCTTCCGGGGAACTGCAATTCGATGCGTTCAACACCCTCGGTATCAAATCGCAGTGGAGTAACACCGTGGTGCGCCGGTCCGGCGCCAAACTTCACTGGGCCATCAACAAGCCCGAGGACATCCTGCGTGCGGTACCGGGCACCAGGCTGTTGGCCTGGGTATCGCCCTTCGCTGACAACGTGTTCAATACGCTGCCCTGGTACTACCGGATGATGCTGGCCATCATGAAGCCTGTGCCCGTGCTGCGGTACATGGCGCAATATCACCGCTACGCGTTCTGAGCGTCGCCGAAAAGCGAAGAGGAGCAACCCATCTCTGGGCTGCCCCTCTGTCGTCTGCGGGTGTCAGCGGCCGCTGTGGCGAACGGTGTTGTCCACCTTGGGAACCATCGGCTTCGGGTGCAGCTGGTCAAGCCAGTCCAAGTGGTCCACACCTGCCGAGATGGTGACGCTGCTGGGGGCTGCGACGTGAGCGGGCTCGGCGGCCAGGGCCGGTGCGGCCAGCCCCAGAACGGCTGCACCCAGTCCGCTGGCGGCGACGATGGCGAATCCGAACTTCTTCATTTTCCTGCTTCTCTCTGTTTCTTCCGGCTGTTGTTTCTGGTGCTGTCCGTGCCGGTTATGCCTGTGTAAACCGAGGGCTCGGAGCATCAATTTCCGATGGCAGAAATTGATCGCCTCATGGCAGAAAGAAGCATGTTCAAGCGGTTTCGTGCGGCACCCGTATGCCGAGAACGGGTTGGCGGGGACCGCCCCGATTGAACTCGGAACACCAGGGTGAGTGGCCGTGCCGGTCATGCCACACGACCTGCAGCGCGCGGATGTCGTAACCGCACAACTCCACTGCGAAGCTGAGATGGGCGGTGGGCTCGCTGACTTCGACGAACTCGGCGAACCAGTCATCGGGCAGCGTGATGGTGTCGCCGGGGGCGGGTTCGGTCTCGTTCACCATGTATTCCGCCACTGTGTTGAGCAGCTTCAACGTCATCAGCGGCTCCAGCCCGGTGATCAGCAACTCGGGTAGCCCGGCCTCGCTGAGCCCGATGGTGTAGCCGAACGGCCTGCGGTCGTGCTCGACGTATTGCACGGCCCAGCCCCGCTTGAAGGTCTTCTCCCGCAGGCACTCGAGATAGTCCTGTCTGGTTGCCTCGGGGTGATCGCAGATCCAGCACATCAGGCGCCCCTTTCGTTGGTGCTTGGCCGTCACATTCCTCCCGGGGTACGACATGTCCGGCAGGGCCCAGCGGTTGTCGGTGGGCTTGATTAAGCTAGAACGTATGTTCGACAGTGATTCCGATGCGGCATTGATCGACAGGATCAGTGCCGCGGCGCGGGTGGAGTCGGTGGCGATCGCGGCCCGGTTGGCCGCGATCGGGGCGTTGGACACCCTGCGCGACATCGAGTTGGCCGAGTCCATTTTCTGGCGGACCGATCCGTTCGAGGAGGTCGCCGCCGAAGTGTCAGCGGCGTTGCGGATCAGCCGGGGCCGTGCCGGCACGCAGGTTCACCGTGCCCGGGTGTTGCGCGACAAGCTGCCGTTGGTGGCGGCACGGTTGGCGGCCGGGGAGATCGATTATCGGGTGGTATGCATGATCATCGCGCGCACCGGCATCGTCGACCCGGACGTGCGGGCCGCTGTGGATGAGGCGCTGGCGCGGCGCGCCCATGCGTGGATGCGGCTGTCGGAGCCGAAACTGCGGGATCGGGTGGATCAGTGGATCGCCAAACTGGATCCGAATGGGGTGCGGGTCCCGCCGAATATC includes these proteins:
- a CDS encoding nuclear transport factor 2 family protein codes for the protein MTSSPFSREELAAAFETFEQTVDRAAQTKNWDVWADHYTVDVDYIEHAVGTMKGREQVRPWIWKTMTTFPGSYMTSFPSLWSVIDEPTGRIICELDNPMRDPGDGTIISATNISILTYAGDGLWSRQEDVYNPLRFVSAARKWCRKAAELGTLTEEADQWWKQFGGGK
- a CDS encoding NAD-dependent epimerase/dehydratase family protein, giving the protein MSAKLVIGANGFLGSHVLRQLVAADDGSEIRAMVRPNANTIGIDDLDVKRVLGDVFDTDALREAMTGCDVVYHCVVDARGWLRDPAPLFRTNVEGTRNVLDVAAGFPELRKFVYTSSYVTVGRKRGKRSTEADVVDVQGVTPYVRSRVQAEDLVLRYARERGVPAVAMCVSTTYGSGDWGRTPHGAIIAGAAFGKLPFVMSGIDLEAVGIDDAAKAMILAADRGTPGERYLISEKMISNAEVARLAAEAAGVAPPQRSIPLPVSYVLAAAGTIKGKLRGTDERLSLESLRLMRAEAELDHSKAVRELGWQPRPVEESIAEAAKFWVGLRAAKRAQKSG
- a CDS encoding class I SAM-dependent methyltransferase; the protein is MTDKLKVDLSGAPQTMLATFYAKALDAGMPNPILGDQMAKEIADRIDYDWSRTSITEATSPSVTTRSAHFDRWTRQFLAVHPEAVVLHLGCGLDGRFFRLQPGPGVEWYDIDYPDVAHLREQLYPSAEHYHVVAASVTDPAWLRDVPADRPTLMIGEGLTMYLTEHDGVALLRRIVDGFPSGELQFDAFNTLGIKSQWSNTVVRRSGAKLHWAINKPEDILRAVPGTRLLAWVSPFADNVFNTLPWYYRMMLAIMKPVPVLRYMAQYHRYAF
- a CDS encoding DUF4262 domain-containing protein → MTAKHQRKGRLMCWICDHPEATRQDYLECLREKTFKRGWAVQYVEHDRRPFGYTIGLSEAGLPELLITGLEPLMTLKLLNTVAEYMVNETEPAPGDTITLPDDWFAEFVEVSEPTAHLSFAVELCGYDIRALQVVWHDRHGHSPWCSEFNRGGPRQPVLGIRVPHETA